A DNA window from Camelina sativa cultivar DH55 chromosome 17, Cs, whole genome shotgun sequence contains the following coding sequences:
- the LOC104759293 gene encoding transcription initiation factor IIF subunit alpha-like codes for MATNKCNRCGSNTNLGLINCRHERVCLKCAKSMAERKEPCRFCGVAFTILHKEFAVRLCSADDKKKYFAAAFKNGPPDFANDHQWSLVKQSQSSDANAIDAEVMNKDPWILENQEGIKYKGNLVGTSKRFFLEEEDDGSSVLIPCDHWFGFDRVPPPGTQLRTTEQAEQIMDKKRNRTEETIQKRINKRMRKTGQIIKPTPSTSTSTGETAEKGT; via the exons ATGGCGACGAACAAGTGTAACCGATGTGGTTCCAACACCAATCTGGGGTTAATCAACTGCAGGCACGAGAGGGTTTGCTTGAAATGTGCCAAATCAATGGCGGAAAGGAAAGAACCGTGTCGCTTTTGTGGAGTTGCATTCACCATTCTGCATAAG GAATTTGCTGTTCGTCTTTGCTCGGCCGACGATAAGAAAAAGTACTTCGCTGCTGCATTCAAGAATGGTCCTCCGGATTTCGCAAACGACCATCAATGGTCTCTGGTTAAACAATCGCAATCTTCTGATGCTAATGCTATCGACGCGGAGGTGATGAATAAGGATCCGTGGATCTTGGAGAATCAAGAAGGCATCAAGTACAAAGGGAATCTTGTTGGCACATCGAAACGCTTTTTCttagaggaggaggatgatggtTCTTCTGTGCTTATTCCGTGTGATCATTG GTTTGGGTTTGATCGAGTTCCTCCTCCCGGTACTCAGCTGCGTACGACTGAACAAGCAGAGCAGATAATGGACAAAAAGCGTAACCGAACTGAAGAGACGATTCAGAAACGCATCAATAAGCGCATGAGGAAGACGGGCCAGATCATAAAGCCAACACCATCCACATCCACATCCACCGGTGAAACAGCTGAGAAAGGTACGTAA